In Polypterus senegalus isolate Bchr_013 chromosome 12, ASM1683550v1, whole genome shotgun sequence, the following are encoded in one genomic region:
- the LOC120540962 gene encoding relaxin-3-like has translation MSKFVLVLTLWVLVSEMSQKSEGRNPTYGVKLCGREFIRAVIFTCGGSRWRRAARASPGELPDFFSDVERTPEEQTEESWNPDAVSGLSYKDYPEFESQPWREQLTSMAFSRQSRSPISEEVLEALRTSDRKGRDVVVGLSNACCKWGCSKSEISSLC, from the exons ATGTCGAAGTTTGTGCTTGTCCTGACGCTGTGGGTCCTGGTATCGGAGATGAGCCAAAAATCAGAGGGACGAAATCCAACCTACGGGGTCAAACTGTGCGGCCGGGAGTTCATCCGTGCGGTCATCTTCACCTGCGGAGGCTCCCGGTGGAGACGGGCTGCCAGAGCATCTCCAG GGGAGCTGCCGGACTTCTTCTCGGATGTCGAGCGGACCCCTGAGGAGCAGACAGAAGAAAGCTGGAACCCCGACGCCGTCTCCGGCCTCTCGTATAAAGACTACCCCGAATTCGAGAGCCAGCCCTGGAGGGAGCAGCTCACCAGCATGGCTTTCAGCCGGCAGAGCCGCAGCCCCATCTCCGAGGAGGTGCTCGAGGCGTTGCGGACGTCGGACAGGAAGGGCCGGGATGTGGTGGTCGGGCTGTCCAACGCCTGCTGTAAATGGGGCTGCAGCAAAAGTGAAATCAGCTCCCTGTGCTGA